In Sideroxyarcus emersonii, one DNA window encodes the following:
- the flgF gene encoding flagellar basal-body rod protein FlgF, with protein MDRLIYTAMTGASHTMQQQASVAQNLANINTPGFRSTIDAFRSVPLVGEGLPTRTFVVDSTAGTDFTPGVMQATGRKLDVAIDGKGWIAVQDENGNEAYTRNGSLQVLPGGILQARNGMTVMGDSGPITIPPDTEVTIAKDGTISTVPSGTMAAQEVIVGRIKLTNPPENQLVRGEDGLFRTRDGKAADADAQVTVVSGNLEGSNTNMVESMVNMISLARQYDMQMKMLQTADDNAKQASGVLSVTG; from the coding sequence ATGGACAGGCTGATCTACACCGCGATGACCGGGGCTTCGCACACCATGCAGCAGCAGGCATCGGTGGCGCAGAACCTGGCCAACATCAATACGCCGGGGTTCCGCTCGACCATCGACGCTTTCCGCAGCGTGCCGCTGGTCGGGGAAGGATTGCCGACCCGTACCTTCGTGGTCGATTCGACCGCCGGCACCGACTTCACGCCCGGCGTCATGCAGGCGACCGGGCGCAAGCTCGATGTGGCCATCGACGGCAAGGGCTGGATCGCAGTGCAGGACGAGAACGGCAACGAGGCCTATACCCGCAACGGCAGCCTGCAGGTATTGCCCGGCGGCATCCTGCAGGCCCGCAACGGCATGACGGTGATGGGCGATAGCGGGCCGATCACCATTCCGCCGGACACCGAGGTGACGATTGCCAAGGACGGCACCATCTCGACCGTGCCCAGCGGCACGATGGCAGCCCAGGAGGTGATCGTCGGACGCATCAAGCTGACCAACCCGCCGGAAAACCAGCTGGTGCGCGGCGAAGACGGCCTGTTCCGCACCCGGGACGGCAAAGCTGCCGATGCCGATGCGCAGGTGACGGTAGTCTCCGGCAACCTGGAGGGCAGCAACACCAATATGGTGGAGTCGATGGTGAACATGATCTCGCTGGCGCGCCAGTACGACATGCAGATGAAGATGTTGCAAACGGCGGACGACAACGCCAAGCAGGCCAGCGGTGTGCTCAGTGTCACCGGCTGA
- the flgG gene encoding flagellar basal-body rod protein FlgG, translating into MIRSLWIAKTGMEAQQTQMDVISNNLANVGTNGFKRSRAVFEDLLYQNMRQPGAQSSQLTQIPSGMQVGTGVRPIAAERLQTQGNLQQTSNQLDVAIQGAGFFQVLLPDGTTGYTRDGSFQTNNQGQIVTSNGFPLQPSITIPANATSITIGQDGVVSVTQPGTATAVQVGSIQLATFINPTGLESMGQNLYQETGSSGAPLANVPGTNGTGTVSQGYVETSNVNVVEELVNMIQTQRAYEMNSKAITVSDQMLQKLTQM; encoded by the coding sequence ATGATTCGTTCCCTGTGGATCGCCAAGACCGGTATGGAAGCGCAGCAGACGCAGATGGATGTCATCTCGAACAACCTTGCGAACGTCGGCACCAACGGCTTCAAACGTTCGCGTGCGGTGTTCGAGGACCTGCTGTACCAGAATATGCGCCAGCCGGGCGCACAGTCGTCGCAGCTGACCCAGATCCCGTCCGGCATGCAGGTCGGTACCGGGGTGCGACCCATCGCCGCCGAACGGCTGCAGACGCAGGGCAACCTGCAACAGACCAGCAACCAGCTGGATGTGGCGATCCAAGGGGCGGGTTTCTTCCAGGTATTGCTGCCCGACGGTACCACCGGCTATACCCGCGACGGTTCCTTCCAGACCAACAACCAGGGCCAGATCGTCACTTCCAACGGTTTCCCGCTGCAACCGTCGATCACCATTCCGGCCAATGCGACTTCGATCACCATCGGCCAGGATGGCGTGGTTTCGGTCACGCAGCCGGGTACGGCAACGGCGGTGCAGGTCGGCAGCATACAGCTGGCGACATTCATCAACCCGACCGGCCTGGAAAGCATGGGACAGAACCTGTACCAGGAGACGGGTTCGTCGGGCGCCCCGCTGGCCAATGTGCCTGGCACCAACGGCACGGGTACCGTGAGCCAAGGCTATGTGGAGACCTCCAACGTCAACGTGGTGGAAGAACTGGTCAACATGATCCAGACGCAGCGTGCCTACGAGATGAACTCCAAGGCAATCACCGTTTCGGACCAGATGCTGCAGAAACTGACACAGATGTAA
- a CDS encoding flagellar basal body L-ring protein FlgH, whose protein sequence is MRKIIGMINLLLLASSLAACVPSTSIKDPLTARPVEPAAAADNKGAIFQAGVNDRPMFEDYRPHRVGDVLIINIVEATAASGKSGHDDTNTGSLAMTAPALAGATGGVTGSSGVKSGSASDSSGSNSFSGAITVTVIEVLPNGNLRVAGEKQVAIKLSQEYVRFSGVVNPITISGSNTVQSTQVADVHIEYKGANSIDTASVFSMFNRIFYSILPF, encoded by the coding sequence ATGCGCAAGATCATTGGAATGATTAACCTGCTGTTGCTGGCGTCGTCGCTGGCGGCCTGTGTGCCATCGACCAGCATCAAGGACCCCCTGACCGCGCGTCCGGTGGAGCCGGCGGCGGCGGCAGACAACAAGGGGGCGATTTTCCAGGCCGGGGTGAACGACCGTCCGATGTTCGAGGATTATCGTCCGCATCGGGTCGGCGACGTGCTGATCATCAACATCGTCGAGGCGACAGCGGCTTCCGGCAAGTCCGGGCATGACGATACCAATACCGGCAGTCTGGCCATGACCGCCCCGGCTCTGGCCGGTGCGACGGGCGGCGTGACCGGCAGCAGCGGTGTCAAGTCGGGTAGTGCCAGCGACAGTTCCGGCAGCAATTCCTTCTCCGGTGCGATCACGGTGACGGTGATCGAGGTGTTGCCCAACGGCAATCTGCGCGTCGCCGGGGAAAAACAGGTGGCCATCAAGCTGTCCCAGGAATATGTGCGCTTCTCCGGCGTGGTGAATCCCATCACCATCAGCGGCAGCAATACCGTGCAATCGACCCAGGTGGCGGATGTGCATATCGAATACAAGGGGGCGAACAGTATCGATACGGCGTCGGTGTTCAGCATGTTCAACCGCATCTTCTACTCGATATTGCCGTTCTGA
- a CDS encoding flagellar basal body P-ring protein FlgI, which yields MNIRSFLFALLMLVSMSAAAERIKDIATVLGVRENQLIGYGLVVGLDGSGDMTMQTPFTVQSITNMLLQMGVNMPPGSSSIMMLKNVAAVTVTASLPPFSRPGQTIDITVSSIGNAKSLRGGTLLMTPLKGADGQVYAMAQGNMLVSGAGAAAAGSKTQVNHLSVGRIPGGATVERSVPTALGQGEYVYLELNNADFTTAMRLAEAIDHNLAPVQGIAMAVDARTIQIKAPEGGARVAFISQIENLDVDVAAGSAKVIVNARTGSVVMNQHVSLDDCAVAHGNLTVVVNAENTVSQPAPLSQGQTAAVTNATIEINADKGNLLRLKRGVDLNDVVKALNSIGVTPQDMLAILQAMKSAGALHADLEVI from the coding sequence ATGAATATCAGATCGTTTCTGTTCGCCCTGCTGATGCTCGTTTCCATGAGTGCAGCGGCGGAGCGCATCAAAGACATTGCCACCGTGCTGGGCGTGCGCGAGAACCAGTTGATAGGCTACGGCCTGGTGGTCGGCCTGGACGGCAGCGGCGACATGACCATGCAGACGCCGTTCACGGTGCAAAGCATCACCAACATGCTGCTGCAGATGGGAGTCAACATGCCGCCGGGCAGCAGCAGCATCATGATGCTGAAGAACGTGGCCGCGGTGACGGTGACGGCTTCGTTGCCGCCATTCTCGCGTCCCGGCCAGACCATCGACATCACGGTGTCGTCCATCGGCAACGCGAAAAGCCTGCGCGGCGGCACCTTGCTGATGACGCCGCTGAAAGGCGCAGACGGGCAGGTGTATGCCATGGCGCAGGGCAACATGCTGGTGAGCGGGGCGGGTGCCGCGGCAGCCGGTTCCAAGACGCAGGTGAACCACCTGAGCGTGGGCCGCATCCCCGGCGGTGCGACGGTGGAACGTTCCGTGCCGACCGCTCTGGGCCAGGGCGAGTACGTCTATCTCGAATTGAACAATGCCGACTTCACCACGGCGATGCGTCTGGCGGAAGCGATCGATCACAACCTCGCGCCTGTCCAGGGAATCGCCATGGCCGTGGATGCGCGCACCATCCAGATCAAGGCGCCGGAAGGCGGCGCGCGCGTTGCCTTTATCTCGCAGATCGAGAATCTGGATGTCGATGTGGCGGCGGGCAGCGCCAAGGTCATCGTCAATGCACGCACCGGCTCAGTGGTGATGAACCAGCATGTCTCGCTCGACGACTGCGCGGTCGCGCACGGCAACCTGACGGTGGTGGTCAATGCGGAGAATACGGTGAGCCAGCCCGCACCGCTTTCCCAGGGGCAGACTGCGGCCGTGACCAATGCCACGATCGAGATCAATGCCGACAAGGGCAACCTGCTGCGGCTGAAACGCGGCGTCGACCTGAACGATGTGGTCAAGGCGCTCAACTCCATCGGCGTGACCCCGCAGGACATGCTGGCGATCCTGCAGGCGATGAAGTCGGCGGGTGCTTTGCATGCCGACCTCGAGGTGATCTGA
- the flgJ gene encoding flagellar assembly peptidoglycan hydrolase FlgJ, with the protein MAIPGTDIGSLAADSQSLDKLRLQAKQAPDQALKAAAQQFETVFLNMMLKSMRDATPQDGALDSEQTKMFTGMLDQQLAQNMSARGIGLADLMVKQLSRTHSGSAPAPAATSAVPGAVPSAYQGDVQQAFVDRMKAPAEQASRSTGIPAHLILGQAALESGWGKREIRMADGSNSHNLFGIKAGKDWNGKVAEVTTTEYHNGVASKQVERFRAYGSYAESFQDYANLLSGNPRYAGVIGQGDARMFAQGLQQAGYATDPRYADKLAGVIGSVSARA; encoded by the coding sequence ATGGCGATCCCCGGTACCGACATCGGCAGTTTGGCGGCAGACAGCCAGAGCCTGGACAAGCTGCGCCTGCAGGCGAAACAGGCTCCCGATCAGGCGCTGAAGGCGGCGGCGCAGCAATTCGAGACGGTGTTCCTGAACATGATGCTGAAGAGCATGCGGGATGCGACACCGCAGGATGGGGCGCTCGACAGCGAGCAGACCAAGATGTTCACCGGCATGCTCGACCAGCAACTGGCGCAGAACATGTCGGCGCGCGGCATCGGCCTGGCCGACCTCATGGTGAAACAGCTCAGTCGTACCCATTCCGGCAGCGCGCCGGCACCGGCAGCCACTTCAGCCGTGCCGGGGGCGGTGCCGTCTGCCTATCAAGGCGATGTCCAGCAGGCTTTCGTCGACAGGATGAAAGCGCCGGCCGAGCAGGCCAGCCGCAGCACCGGCATTCCGGCGCACCTGATCCTTGGGCAGGCTGCGCTGGAAAGCGGCTGGGGCAAGCGCGAGATCAGGATGGCGGACGGCAGCAACAGCCACAACCTGTTCGGCATCAAGGCGGGCAAGGACTGGAACGGCAAGGTGGCGGAGGTGACCACCACCGAATACCACAACGGCGTGGCGAGCAAGCAGGTGGAGCGATTCCGTGCCTATGGCTCATATGCCGAATCGTTCCAGGACTACGCCAATCTGTTGAGCGGCAACCCGAGGTATGCCGGCGTGATCGGGCAGGGGGATGCCAGGATGTTCGCGCAGGGGTTGCAGCAAGCCGGCTATGCCACCGACCCTCGCTATGCCGACAAGCTGGCTGGAGTGATCGGCAGCGTCAGCGCGCGCGCCTAA
- the flgK gene encoding flagellar hook-associated protein FlgK: MSIYGIAVSALNAAQAGLTTTSNNIANANTPGYSRQQIIQAAMQPQNTGSGYLGQGVNVTTVVRRYDQFLGAQVLEAQTQSSSLNTQLGLAQQVSNLLGGTNGGMTPSMQDFFTAVNAVANAPQSVPARQTMIGSAQSLVNGFQTMNQSLNQIRDGLNGQITSSVAQINSYATQIASLNDKIVQMQANNPNQPPNDLLDQRDQLVNQLSQQIRVSTIKQGNGSMDVFIGNGQSLVLGNQTTTLQAVPSTTDPTALEVAYTNNGTVNRIQQSSLQGGSLGGYISFRQTMLDPAINALGRIAMGFASTFNQQQQQGIDLNGALGTNMFTMAVPRVTAATTNAGNGVIAATVSSTSALTGNDYSVQFDGTNYNVYNTSNNSLVQSFTPAQMAAGQTVTGTGITLQLTSGAATAGDSFLVRPTVDGAGSFALNITDPTKIAAASPIRSNAPTSNLGTGTIAAATVSGGVPLNANLQQPVTLTFNNPPTTFNVTGTGTGNPTNVPYTPGAAITYNGWTTQISGTPAAGDIFTVSQNLNATTDGSNSLLMAALQTTNTLANNTTSYQGAYGQLIGQIGTQTNQLTVTSQAQTTLLNSVTASQQAVSGVNLDEEAANLVRYQQAYQAAGKAMQVANTMFDTILNLK, from the coding sequence ATGAGCATCTATGGTATTGCAGTGAGCGCGCTGAATGCGGCACAAGCGGGTCTCACGACGACCTCGAACAACATCGCCAATGCCAACACGCCCGGCTATTCCCGCCAGCAGATCATCCAGGCTGCGATGCAGCCGCAGAACACGGGTTCGGGCTATCTGGGCCAGGGCGTCAATGTGACGACAGTGGTGCGGCGGTACGACCAGTTCCTGGGCGCGCAGGTGCTCGAAGCGCAGACGCAATCGTCCAGCCTGAATACGCAACTGGGTCTGGCGCAGCAGGTGAGCAACCTGCTGGGAGGCACCAACGGCGGCATGACTCCATCGATGCAGGATTTCTTCACCGCGGTGAATGCCGTCGCCAATGCCCCGCAATCGGTCCCGGCGCGACAGACCATGATCGGCAGCGCACAGTCCCTGGTGAACGGTTTCCAGACCATGAACCAGAGCCTGAACCAGATCCGCGATGGATTGAACGGCCAGATCACTTCCAGCGTAGCCCAGATCAACAGCTATGCGACGCAGATCGCCTCGTTGAACGACAAGATCGTGCAGATGCAGGCCAACAACCCGAACCAGCCGCCCAACGATCTGCTGGATCAGCGCGACCAGCTGGTCAACCAGCTCAGTCAGCAGATACGCGTCTCCACCATCAAGCAGGGCAACGGTTCGATGGATGTGTTCATCGGCAACGGCCAGTCGCTGGTACTCGGCAACCAGACGACGACGCTGCAGGCAGTTCCCTCCACCACCGATCCCACTGCGCTCGAAGTCGCTTACACCAACAACGGCACCGTAAACCGGATCCAGCAGAGTTCGCTGCAGGGCGGCAGCCTGGGCGGATATATCAGTTTCCGCCAGACCATGCTCGATCCGGCGATCAATGCGCTCGGTCGCATCGCGATGGGTTTCGCGAGCACCTTCAACCAGCAGCAACAGCAAGGTATCGACCTGAATGGTGCGCTCGGCACCAACATGTTCACCATGGCAGTGCCGCGCGTGACGGCGGCCACCACCAATGCCGGCAACGGCGTGATCGCTGCGACCGTCAGCAGTACCTCGGCGCTGACCGGCAACGATTACAGCGTTCAGTTCGACGGCACCAACTACAACGTTTACAACACCTCCAACAACAGCCTGGTGCAGTCGTTCACGCCGGCACAGATGGCTGCGGGCCAGACGGTGACGGGAACCGGCATCACGCTGCAGCTGACCAGCGGTGCCGCGACGGCGGGGGATTCGTTCCTCGTGCGTCCGACAGTGGACGGGGCGGGCAGTTTTGCCCTCAATATCACCGACCCGACCAAGATTGCAGCGGCGTCGCCGATCCGTTCCAATGCGCCGACCAGCAACCTGGGGACGGGCACCATCGCGGCGGCCACCGTGTCCGGCGGCGTGCCATTGAATGCGAACCTGCAGCAGCCGGTCACCCTCACATTCAACAACCCTCCCACGACCTTCAACGTGACGGGCACGGGAACGGGAAATCCGACCAACGTGCCCTATACCCCGGGCGCGGCGATCACTTATAACGGCTGGACGACGCAGATCAGCGGCACGCCTGCCGCCGGCGATATCTTCACCGTCTCGCAGAACTTGAACGCCACCACCGACGGCAGCAACAGCCTGCTGATGGCGGCATTGCAGACCACCAACACCCTGGCAAACAACACGACCAGCTATCAGGGCGCCTATGGGCAGTTGATCGGCCAGATCGGCACCCAGACCAACCAGCTGACGGTGACCAGCCAGGCACAGACTACCCTGTTGAACTCGGTGACCGCCTCGCAGCAGGCCGTTTCCGGCGTCAACCTGGACGAAGAGGCCGCGAACCTGGTGCGTTACCAGCAGGCATACCAGGCGGCAGGCAAGGCGATGCAGGTGGCGAACACCATGTTCGACACCATCCTGAATCTGAAGTAG
- the flgL gene encoding flagellar hook-associated protein FlgL gives MRISTGTIYSTNVSYLDNLQVQIAQTTQQIASGQSILNPAMDPVGAARATELTLSNATTTQYASNNTAATNTLSLSDGILQNVTSLLQSAHDTAITGANGNSLSDGNRLALAKSLQGALQDLLGLANSTDGNGNYLYSGGQGSVQPFVNTAAGVVYQGDDVQRKMQVAPSRQIASSDSGADLFMRIRNGNGTFQTGLAAGNTGTGTISQGVVTNAGLYSGNSYQVTFGAGGTTYSIKDVTAGPPGVAVAGQTGVAYVSGQAISFNGIQFSITGTPAAGDTFNVTPSSNQSVFDTLNKLINTLSTPLSGATAATVAANSQAMSDGINALTQDLNNVLGVRATIGSRMNELTALQSTDTQLSLQYQQTLSSIQDTDYNKAITNLSQQKLVLQAAQQSFAQVSKLSLFNYL, from the coding sequence ATGCGTATCAGTACCGGCACCATCTACAGCACGAACGTCTCATACCTGGACAATCTCCAGGTACAGATCGCGCAAACGACGCAGCAGATCGCGTCCGGGCAAAGCATCCTGAACCCGGCCATGGATCCGGTCGGTGCGGCGCGCGCGACCGAACTGACGTTGTCCAATGCGACCACCACGCAATACGCGTCGAACAACACCGCTGCGACCAACACCCTGTCGCTTTCCGACGGCATCCTGCAGAACGTGACCTCGCTGCTGCAGAGCGCGCACGATACCGCGATCACCGGAGCCAACGGGAATTCCTTGTCTGACGGGAACCGCCTGGCATTGGCGAAGAGCCTGCAGGGAGCTTTGCAGGACTTGCTGGGGCTGGCCAACAGTACCGATGGCAACGGCAACTACCTGTATTCGGGGGGGCAGGGCAGCGTGCAGCCCTTCGTCAATACCGCCGCCGGTGTGGTCTACCAGGGCGACGACGTACAGCGCAAAATGCAGGTGGCGCCATCGCGCCAGATAGCCAGCAGCGATTCGGGCGCCGATCTCTTCATGCGCATCCGCAACGGCAATGGAACGTTCCAGACGGGGCTCGCTGCCGGGAATACGGGTACCGGCACCATCAGCCAGGGCGTGGTGACCAATGCCGGCCTGTATAGCGGCAACAGCTATCAGGTCACCTTTGGCGCAGGCGGCACCACGTACAGCATCAAGGATGTCACGGCCGGGCCGCCGGGAGTCGCGGTCGCCGGACAGACCGGCGTGGCTTACGTGAGCGGGCAGGCCATCAGTTTCAACGGCATCCAGTTCAGCATCACCGGTACCCCGGCCGCAGGCGATACCTTCAACGTGACGCCCAGCAGCAACCAGAGTGTATTCGACACGCTCAACAAGCTCATCAATACGCTGAGCACGCCCTTGTCCGGGGCAACTGCGGCAACCGTGGCGGCAAACAGCCAGGCCATGAGCGATGGCATCAACGCGTTGACGCAGGATCTGAACAACGTGCTGGGCGTGCGCGCCACCATCGGTTCGCGGATGAACGAGCTGACCGCGTTGCAGTCCACCGATACCCAGCTGAGTCTGCAATACCAGCAGACACTCTCATCCATCCAGGATACCGATTACAACAAGGCCATCACCAACCTGTCGCAGCAGAAACTGGTGCTGCAAGCGGCGCAGCAATCGTTTGCGCAGGTATCCAAGCTGTCGCTGTTCAATTACCTCTAA
- a CDS encoding tetratricopeptide repeat protein, with protein MTERERTEAEALFFRGNLCMQNGDDAAAEACFRQAVQVAPDFAEAYANLGLLLERKGDLENAEACYWRSIALNPAYAETHLNLGVLLAQRKRFREAELAYMQAIMLRQDSPVGWSNLGVLYACTKREVEAEQCYRTALSLDAAYSKARFNLSYLLLRQGRLDEGWECLGARNWLPAFAGQLDCPPWQGEPLLGKSVLIGYEAGHGDMIQFCRYAAVLKELGAASITLVCHPALKTLFASLAEVDRVIALDEPLPSSGWDVWTLPMSIPRYCKTRLDSIPDNIPYLHVPASLIEKWGAVMPGGGLRVGLVWKGNPNFENDAERSLLSLELLAPLGRVADVQLYSLQKGAGEDEALQPPAGMRLTPLGSQLTDFADTAAAVMNLDLVICVDTAVAHLAGALGKPCWVLLPDYKTDWRWLTGRTDSPWYPGVMRLFRQPVTGGWDPVVADVAVALEQWRQQQLIRPASGTA; from the coding sequence ATGACCGAGCGGGAACGAACGGAAGCGGAAGCGCTGTTCTTCAGGGGCAACCTGTGCATGCAGAACGGCGACGATGCCGCCGCCGAAGCCTGCTTCAGGCAAGCCGTGCAGGTGGCGCCCGACTTTGCCGAGGCGTATGCCAATCTGGGGCTGTTGCTGGAACGGAAAGGCGATCTGGAAAACGCGGAAGCATGCTACTGGCGCTCCATCGCGCTCAACCCCGCCTATGCCGAGACCCACCTCAATCTCGGGGTGCTGTTGGCGCAGCGGAAGCGCTTCAGGGAAGCCGAGCTGGCCTATATGCAAGCGATCATGCTACGGCAGGATTCGCCTGTCGGCTGGTCGAATCTGGGAGTGCTGTATGCCTGCACGAAACGCGAAGTAGAAGCGGAGCAATGTTATCGCACCGCGCTGTCCCTGGATGCCGCCTACAGCAAGGCCCGTTTCAACCTGAGTTACCTGCTGCTGCGTCAGGGCCGGCTCGACGAGGGCTGGGAATGCCTGGGCGCGCGCAACTGGCTGCCCGCGTTCGCCGGTCAGCTCGACTGCCCTCCCTGGCAGGGCGAGCCGCTGCTCGGCAAATCGGTGCTGATCGGTTATGAAGCAGGCCACGGCGACATGATCCAGTTCTGCCGCTATGCGGCGGTACTGAAGGAACTGGGGGCTGCATCGATCACCCTGGTTTGCCACCCGGCACTAAAGACGTTGTTCGCGTCCCTGGCGGAGGTGGATCGCGTAATTGCACTCGACGAGCCGCTGCCCTCGTCCGGCTGGGATGTCTGGACGCTGCCGATGAGTATTCCGCGCTACTGCAAGACGCGTCTCGATTCCATTCCGGACAATATCCCCTACCTGCATGTTCCGGCCAGCCTCATCGAAAAATGGGGGGCGGTGATGCCGGGCGGCGGGCTGCGTGTCGGCCTAGTGTGGAAAGGCAATCCGAATTTCGAGAATGATGCCGAGCGCTCGCTGCTCTCGCTCGAACTGCTGGCTCCCCTGGGACGGGTGGCCGATGTGCAGCTGTACAGTTTGCAGAAAGGCGCAGGCGAGGACGAAGCGCTACAACCGCCCGCAGGCATGCGTCTCACCCCTCTCGGTTCGCAGCTGACCGACTTTGCCGATACCGCTGCAGCCGTGATGAATCTCGACCTGGTCATCTGCGTCGACACCGCCGTCGCCCATCTCGCCGGTGCGCTGGGCAAGCCGTGCTGGGTGCTGTTGCCGGACTACAAGACGGACTGGCGCTGGCTGACCGGGCGCACCGATTCGCCGTGGTATCCGGGTGTCATGCGCCTCTTCCGCCAGCCCGTGACGGGCGGCTGGGATCCTGTCGTCGCCGACGTGGCGGTTGCGCTGGAACAGTGGAGACAGCAGCAGCTCATTCGGCCAGCGTCGGGTACAGCCTGA
- a CDS encoding ABC transporter permease, giving the protein MKRFVRESIAIVQVELIKLVRDPTEIISRAVQPVLWLAVFGQVLAQVRGIQTGQLSYLAFITPGILAQSVLFSAIFYGIAIIWERDLGVVHKLLVSPARRASLVFGKAVAAGFRGILQASVIYVIALIMHVPLNLDVLAICAVLASVMLGSGIFATFSLVIACIVKTRERFMGIGQLLTMPLFFASNAIYPLDIMPDWLRAVAQLNPLTYLIDVLRGLMIAGGSNIHGYAVDFAVLFAVFGALLLIAVRLYPTLAE; this is encoded by the coding sequence ATGAAACGATTCGTCCGGGAAAGCATCGCTATCGTGCAAGTGGAGTTGATCAAGCTCGTTCGCGATCCGACCGAGATCATCTCGCGGGCGGTACAACCGGTGTTGTGGCTGGCGGTATTCGGCCAGGTACTTGCACAGGTTCGTGGCATCCAGACAGGACAGTTGAGTTATCTTGCATTCATCACGCCGGGCATCCTTGCACAGAGTGTCCTGTTCAGCGCGATCTTCTATGGCATCGCAATCATCTGGGAGCGCGACCTTGGCGTGGTGCACAAATTGTTGGTGAGCCCGGCTCGACGCGCATCCCTGGTATTTGGGAAAGCTGTGGCGGCCGGGTTCCGCGGCATCCTGCAGGCCAGTGTCATCTATGTCATTGCGCTAATCATGCACGTCCCGCTCAATCTGGATGTCCTGGCGATTTGCGCGGTACTGGCCAGCGTCATGCTGGGATCCGGAATCTTTGCCACGTTCTCGCTGGTCATCGCCTGCATTGTCAAAACGCGCGAACGCTTCATGGGTATCGGCCAACTGCTGACCATGCCCCTGTTCTTCGCAAGCAACGCAATCTACCCGCTGGACATCATGCCGGACTGGCTTCGCGCAGTGGCTCAGCTCAATCCTCTTACTTACCTGATCGATGTACTGCGTGGACTCATGATCGCAGGAGGATCAAACATACATGGCTACGCTGTCGATTTCGCCGTGCTGTTCGCAGTGTTCGGTGCGTTGCTATTGATCGCCGTCAGGCTGTACCCGACGCTGGCCGAATGA
- a CDS encoding ABC transporter ATP-binding protein, with product MNIDPPDRFAIHTSGLTRRFGDVIAVDHIALRVPYGEIFGLLGANGAGKSTVIKMLTTLLSPSSGMAEVGGFNIISSPADVRRRIGYVSQLLSADGALTGYENLRLSAKLYDLPKSEREERIRSALEFMGLVDSANKLVRTYSGGMIRRLELAQAMLHRPAILFLDEPTIGLDPVARHTVWERLRDLRRDFGMTVLITTHDMEEAESLCDRLAIMHKGQISVVGTPAELRAELGDGANMDDVFVHYAGGSIQESGTFREIVQNRRAAHRLG from the coding sequence ATGAACATCGACCCGCCCGACAGATTTGCGATCCACACTTCCGGACTGACGCGCCGGTTCGGCGATGTGATCGCGGTCGATCACATCGCATTACGTGTTCCATATGGTGAAATTTTCGGCCTGCTCGGTGCGAACGGCGCCGGGAAAAGCACCGTCATCAAGATGCTCACGACCTTGTTGTCTCCAAGTTCGGGGATGGCCGAGGTTGGCGGCTTCAACATCATCTCATCCCCGGCAGATGTACGCCGCCGCATAGGCTATGTATCGCAACTGCTGTCTGCCGATGGCGCCTTGACCGGCTACGAAAATCTGCGCTTGTCCGCCAAGCTGTATGACCTGCCAAAGAGCGAAAGGGAAGAGCGCATTCGGAGCGCGCTCGAATTCATGGGCCTCGTCGATTCAGCCAACAAGCTGGTCCGCACCTATTCCGGCGGCATGATACGCAGACTCGAACTGGCCCAGGCCATGCTGCACCGCCCTGCGATCCTGTTTCTGGACGAACCGACGATCGGTCTCGATCCAGTTGCGCGTCACACGGTGTGGGAGCGGTTACGCGACCTCCGACGCGATTTCGGCATGACGGTGCTTATCACCACGCACGACATGGAAGAGGCTGAATCGCTGTGCGACAGGCTGGCGATCATGCACAAGGGGCAGATCAGTGTGGTCGGCACGCCTGCAGAACTGCGCGCCGAACTGGGTGATGGCGCCAACATGGACGACGTGTTCGTGCATTACGCCGGCGGCTCCATTCAGGAGAGCGGCACTTTCCGCGAGATCGTGCAGAATCGCAGAGCGGCTCACCGACTAGGCTAG